AGAACACCAAATAGCAAGTTCAATCTACCTAACTTTATTTTGACGCAGCTATATTCAGCCTTTGCACCTTTAAAAATTGGAATGGATTCTTTGAGCAAAGAAGAAAACATTAAAACAGATGTGATGATTGCTCAAGGTGGTCTCTTTAAAACACAAATAATGGCGCAACAAGTTCTTTCAAACGCTTTGAATTTGCCAATTACAGTTATGGAAAATGCTGGCGAAGGTGGACCTTGGGGCATGGCAATCTTAGCAATGTACGCCAAAGATAGTCACGGATTGAAATTAGGCGATTACTTAGATAAAAATGTTTTCACAAATTCAGAAAGTATGACTTTAAGTCCAGAACCCACAGGAGTTAAAGGATATGAAAAGTTTACACAGCAATATATTTCAGGATTATCAATTGAGAAGATTGCTGGAAATTTGAAAGGAGAAAATAATGCTCGAAAAGTTGAAGCAAGAAGTCTATGACGCCAATATGCGTTTACCAGCTTTAAATTTAGTTACGTTTACTTGGGGGAATGTTTCAGGAATTGACCGTGAGAAAGGTTTGTTCGTTATCAAACCATCTGGTGTGGAATATGGATCACTGAAACCTCAAGATATGGTGGTTGTTAATCTAAAAGGTGAAGTTGTAGAAGGCAATTTGAATCCTTCTAGCGATACGCCAACTCATACAGTTTTGTACAATGAGTTTCCTGATATTGGTGGTATCGTCCATACTCATTCACCTTGGGCAGTCTCATTTGCTTCTGCTAATATGGATGTCCCTGCAGCCAGCACTACTCACGCTGATACTTTTTATGGGGATGTTCCAGTCTCTGATCCTTTGACGAAAAAAGAAATTGAAGAAGGATATGAAGAGAATACTGGTAAAGTTATCGTTCGTACTTTCAAAGAAAGAGGTATTGACCCAGAAGCAATTCCAGCTGTATTAGTAAGTCAACATGGTCCATTTGCTTGGGGTAAGACGCCTGATAAAGCCGTTTATAACGCTAAAGTTTTAGAGGTGGCTGCGGAGATTAGTTATCACGCATTGCAGCTTACTAGAGATGATATTAGAGTTCCACAATACTTATTAGATAAACATTATTATCGAAAACATGGTAAGAACGCCTATTACGGCCAAACGAATGCTAAATCGAAAACACATGCTGAACACGTTTTGAATAATTAAAAATGGGAGAAAATATTATGAAGAATATGAAAGATTATGAATTTTGGTTTATTACTGGTAGTCAATTCTTATATGGACCTGAAACTTTGAAATCAGTTGAAAGAGATGCTAAAGAAATTGTTGATAAGTTAAACGAATCCAAGAGCTTGCCTTACCCAATTAAATTCAAGTTGGTTGCAACAACAGCTGACAATATCACTAAAATCATGAAGGAAATTAATTATAACGACAAGGTAGCTGGTGTGATTACTTGGATGCATACTTTCTCACCTGCCAAGAATTGGATTCGCGGAACTAAATTATTGCAAAAGCCGTTGTTACATCTAGCTACTCAAAAATTGAATTATATTCCTTATGACACGATTGATTTTGATTATATGAACTTGAACCAATCAGCTCATGGTGATCGTGAATACGCCTTTATCAATGCTCGTTTGCACAAAAACAACAAGATCATCTCTGGTTATTGGGGAGACAAAGACATTCAAAAAGATATTGCTAAATGGATGGACGTTGCTGTCGCTTACAATGAATCCTTTAATATCAAAGTCGTTACTTTTGGTGGCAAGATGAGAAACGTTGCTGTTACTGATGGTGATCGGATTGAAGCTCAAATCAAATTTGGCTGGACGGTCGATTACTGGGGTGTAGCTGATTTAGTTAAAGAAGTAAATGCTGTTTCTGAGAGTGATATTGATAATAAATATAAAGAACTTCAAAATGAGTACGATTTTAACGAAGGCGACAACGCTTCTGAAAAATTTGAACACAATACTAAGTATCAAATTAGAGAATACTTTGGTATTAAGAAATTCATGGATGACAGAGGCTACACAGCTTTCACAACTAACTTTGAAGATCTAGAGGGCTTGGAACAATTGCCAGGATTAGCTGTTCAACTTTTGAATAAAGAAGGTTATGGATTTGCTGGTGAAGGTGACTGGAAGACAGCTGCTTTAGACAGATTGCTTAAGATTGCTGCTCACAACAAACAAACTGGATTCATGGAAGACTACACACTCGACTTACGCAAAGGACATGAAGCTATTTTAGGCTCACACATGTTGGAAGTTGATCCAACAATTGCTTCTACTAAGCCAAGGGTTGAAGTACATCCACTAGATATTGGTAATAAAGCCGATCCCGCAAGACTAGTATTTACTGGTTCTCAAGGGGATGCAGTCGATGTAACTATGGCTGATTTTGGTAAGGAATTTAAATTGATTTCTTACGATGTTGAAGGAAATAAGCCAGAAAAGGAAACACCACATCTACCAATCGCAAAACAACTTTGGACACCTAAACAAGGTTGGAGAAAAGGTGCAGAAGAATGGCTAACTGCTGGTGGTGGACACCATACCGTTCTTTCATTCGCTATTGATTCTGAACAAATAACTGATTTGAGTAAGATGTTTGGCTTAACTTATGAGAATTTGAATTTGAAGTAACTAACAGGGTAAAAAAAACATAAAAACTGGCAAAATCCTACAATTATATCTATAGGATTTTGCCAGTTTTTATTTAGAGATATTTCAAAGAATTTATGTAAACAGATTATCCGAACAATTCAATAGGAATCGTTGACTTGGTTCGTGAAACAAGCTATGTTTAATGCAATAAATGAATAAATGGGAGAAATAATATGTTTACACCTGAAGATATTTTAGAAAAAAGTATCAATGCGGGCGTGGGTAAATTGAAGAAATCGCTGATTGCCAAGATGATTCTTGGTTTTATCGGTGGTGCAATGATTTCAATCGGTTTCTTGGCCTATGTCAGAGTTAGTGCTTCAATTCCGAAAGACCTAGCAAGTGTAAAAGCTTTTGTGGGGGCAACTGTCTTTCCAATTGGGCTGATTATTATTTTGTTAGCTGGAGGGGAACTAGCTACAGGAAATATGATGGCAGTTGGATCAGCTATTTTTGCCAAGAAACTGTCGATTAATGACTATTTGAAGAATCTAGCGATAATCACGTTGTTTAATTTCTTGGGAGCAATTTTTGTAGCTTACTTTTTTGGTCATGTAGTTGGTTTAACACATGTAGCACCATTTCAACAAAGCGTGATTACCATAGCCGCAAGTAAAACCAGTGCGAGTTTCCTATCCGCTTTTATTTCCGGTATTGGCTGTAACTGGTTAGTTGGCTTAGCCGTTTGGCTGTCTTATGGAGCTAAAGACGCGGCTGGTAAGATTATGGGGATTTGGTTTCCAATCATGATTTTTGTAGCCATTGGGTTTCAACATAGTATCGCTAACTGTTTCATTATTCCAGCAGCCATTTTCGAAGGTGGCAGTACTTGGAATTTGTTCTTGCAAAGCTTTGTTCCAGTGTACTTGGGTAATATTCTTGGTGGATTGATTTTTGTGGCTGGTTTTTATTACTTAAGTTATCAAAATCGACACCATTCGAAATATAGAAGTAAAGTTTTACAATTTCTCATGAATTAGGTTCAAAATCAGTTCTACAAAAACAATTGGAATCGATTGACCATCTGTTACAGAACGATTGGCAAAAGTTGCTCCTGGTAAAGTAATCGTATTAGGAAAAATTTTTGTTAGTTCAGCTTTGGGATTGGTCGTTATTAAAAAAGAATTCTTTGGCATGTCGTTAGCAATATCTGGTAAAAATTGAGCAAAATCATGCTTGTTACCACTGGCTGAAAAGAGGAGTAAGGTAGATTTCTTGGTCATTGTTAAGGCGATGTGGGCGGAATTGATATAGTCGTTGGAATAAAGGGACGGTTTACCTAGGTCGGATAGGCCATAATATAATTCTTTTGCAGGAAATGACGAGTAGTACGTTCCTAATAGATAATTTAATTCATCATTCATCAAACAATTAATTAAATTGTTAATCTGGTTTTGATTTACTTGCGATATTTGATTGATGACTCTGACATAATCATTTAAAAAGGTGCTAACTAAGCTGTTGGCATCTTTTTTTTGCTTGCCGCTGTGTAGGAAGTGAATTACTTCAAAGCGAAAATCTTTATATCCTTGAAAACCTAAGGTTTGGCAAAATCTCAAAACAGCGGAGGTTGAGGTTTTGGCTTCTGTAGCTAGTTTGGTGATAGTGAAGGTTTCAATATTCTCTGGATGATTAATGATATAGGCACTAACCTTTTGTTCAGATTTAGAAAATTTCTCTTGTTGGTTTTTTATATTGACGATGATATTCATTAATGGTGTACCTCGATTAGATTAAGTAATTTTACTTTACTGGTCTATGAAAATATTGTCAATTTATTTCAACAATTTTGTTGACAATGATAATACAAATAACTTATGATAAAAATATCATATGGAAATGACAAAATTGTTAGGAGGATAATGATATGTCAAAAGAATTGCCAAAAGGATTTCTCTGGGGCGGAGCTACCGCAGATTTCCAATATGAGGGTGGCTTTGAAGAAGGTGGACGAGGGATCTCTTCACATGATTATGAAACTGACGGGTCAAAGGACCATCCTCGCCATCACACAATGAAGATGCCTGATGGAACAATTATTGAACCTAACAGTTCCTTTATTTTGGCGGATCCTGTTCCTAAAGATGCACAGCCAGTATTTTTAGATGATCAGTATTATCCAAGCCACAAAGCAGTCGATTTCTATCATCACTATAAAGAAGATATTAAACTCATGGCAGGTATGGGTTTTAACGTTTATCGCTTTTCAATTTCTTGGAGTCGAATTTTTCCAACTGGAGAAGAGGAACAACCAAATAAAGCGGGCTTAAAGTTTTACGATGATGTTATCAATGAAATGGTTAAATATGGTATGGAGCCGTTGATCACAATTTGTCATGATGAAATGCCAGTCAATTTAGCTTTAAAATATGATGGTTGGAATTCTAGACGTGTGATTGACGATTATGTAAAATACGCCAAAGTTTTGTTTGAACA
This sequence is a window from Companilactobacillus alimentarius DSM 20249. Protein-coding genes within it:
- a CDS encoding L-ribulose-5-phosphate 4-epimerase, with translation MLEKLKQEVYDANMRLPALNLVTFTWGNVSGIDREKGLFVIKPSGVEYGSLKPQDMVVVNLKGEVVEGNLNPSSDTPTHTVLYNEFPDIGGIVHTHSPWAVSFASANMDVPAASTTHADTFYGDVPVSDPLTKKEIEEGYEENTGKVIVRTFKERGIDPEAIPAVLVSQHGPFAWGKTPDKAVYNAKVLEVAAEISYHALQLTRDDIRVPQYLLDKHYYRKHGKNAYYGQTNAKSKTHAEHVLNN
- the araA gene encoding L-arabinose isomerase: MKNMKDYEFWFITGSQFLYGPETLKSVERDAKEIVDKLNESKSLPYPIKFKLVATTADNITKIMKEINYNDKVAGVITWMHTFSPAKNWIRGTKLLQKPLLHLATQKLNYIPYDTIDFDYMNLNQSAHGDREYAFINARLHKNNKIISGYWGDKDIQKDIAKWMDVAVAYNESFNIKVVTFGGKMRNVAVTDGDRIEAQIKFGWTVDYWGVADLVKEVNAVSESDIDNKYKELQNEYDFNEGDNASEKFEHNTKYQIREYFGIKKFMDDRGYTAFTTNFEDLEGLEQLPGLAVQLLNKEGYGFAGEGDWKTAALDRLLKIAAHNKQTGFMEDYTLDLRKGHEAILGSHMLEVDPTIASTKPRVEVHPLDIGNKADPARLVFTGSQGDAVDVTMADFGKEFKLISYDVEGNKPEKETPHLPIAKQLWTPKQGWRKGAEEWLTAGGGHHTVLSFAIDSEQITDLSKMFGLTYENLNLK
- a CDS encoding formate/nitrite transporter family protein; protein product: MFTPEDILEKSINAGVGKLKKSLIAKMILGFIGGAMISIGFLAYVRVSASIPKDLASVKAFVGATVFPIGLIIILLAGGELATGNMMAVGSAIFAKKLSINDYLKNLAIITLFNFLGAIFVAYFFGHVVGLTHVAPFQQSVITIAASKTSASFLSAFISGIGCNWLVGLAVWLSYGAKDAAGKIMGIWFPIMIFVAIGFQHSIANCFIIPAAIFEGGSTWNLFLQSFVPVYLGNILGGLIFVAGFYYLSYQNRHHSKYRSKVLQFLMN
- a CDS encoding MurR/RpiR family transcriptional regulator, with amino-acid sequence MNIIVNIKNQQEKFSKSEQKVSAYIINHPENIETFTITKLATEAKTSTSAVLRFCQTLGFQGYKDFRFEVIHFLHSGKQKKDANSLVSTFLNDYVRVINQISQVNQNQINNLINCLMNDELNYLLGTYYSSFPAKELYYGLSDLGKPSLYSNDYINSAHIALTMTKKSTLLLFSASGNKHDFAQFLPDIANDMPKNSFLITTNPKAELTKIFPNTITLPGATFANRSVTDGQSIPIVFVELILNLIHEKL